Proteins from a single region of Desulfovibrio sp. UCD-KL4C:
- the metG gene encoding methionine--tRNA ligase, with translation MDSFFITTPIYYVNAKPHLGHAYTTILADSMNRFHKLMGDETYFLTGTDEHGDKIVQAAEKGGQTPNEYVDEISALFRNLWPDLQIENDDFIRTTEERHIKCVKEVLQKVYDKGDIYFGEYGGHYCFGCERFYTEKELVDGKCPQHETVPEYIAEKNYFFKMAKYQDWLIGHINANPDFIRPERYRNEVLSLLKSGELEDLCISRPKSRLEWGIELPFDKDFVTYVWFDALINYITALEYPDGDKFKKFWPVANHLVAKDILKPHAIFWPTMLKAAEIEPYQNLNVHGYWLIKDTKMSKSLGNVVEPLEMAQKYGVNAFRYFLMREMVFGNDSSFSEEALVTRLNADLANDLGNLFSRTLAMTHKYFGGLVPPEGDEGEEDCEIKRIGRTSMADFQQCFLDAKFSRGLEALWELVRGLNKYIDTTQPWTLYKEENTSRLGTVIYVLLENMRKIAVHLWPVMPEASEKMLAELGITFRPEKINLQGEVDVWGLLEHGSEVTKSSNLFPRVEFEKTPPVEKKKSAKASKKSKELKTKTEVEGVIEFPDFQKVDMRIGTVLSVSKHPDADKLLIVKIDTGDDKPRQVVAGLAEFFSPEELEGKQVVVVTNLKPRKLRGEVSEGMILAVRNGDGMELLTVTAGVANGCKVS, from the coding sequence TTGGATTCGTTTTTTATTACAACTCCCATCTACTACGTTAATGCCAAGCCACATCTTGGTCATGCTTATACGACAATTCTTGCTGACTCGATGAATAGGTTTCACAAGTTAATGGGAGATGAAACTTATTTCCTCACCGGAACTGATGAACACGGTGATAAAATAGTTCAAGCAGCAGAGAAAGGCGGACAGACTCCAAACGAGTACGTTGACGAAATCAGCGCCTTGTTCAGGAATCTTTGGCCTGATCTGCAAATTGAAAATGATGATTTTATTCGGACTACAGAAGAACGCCATATTAAATGCGTTAAAGAAGTCCTGCAAAAAGTTTATGATAAGGGCGACATTTATTTCGGGGAATATGGCGGTCATTATTGCTTTGGCTGTGAAAGATTTTATACCGAAAAAGAGCTTGTTGACGGCAAATGCCCTCAGCATGAAACTGTGCCTGAATATATTGCTGAAAAAAATTATTTCTTCAAAATGGCAAAATATCAAGATTGGCTTATCGGACATATTAATGCCAATCCTGATTTTATCCGTCCTGAAAGATATCGTAACGAAGTGTTAAGCCTTCTTAAATCAGGCGAGCTCGAAGATTTATGTATTTCACGTCCAAAAAGCCGTCTTGAGTGGGGGATTGAACTTCCCTTTGATAAAGACTTTGTTACATATGTTTGGTTTGATGCTTTAATCAATTATATCACCGCACTTGAGTATCCTGATGGTGATAAATTTAAAAAATTCTGGCCGGTAGCAAACCATCTTGTTGCCAAAGACATTCTCAAACCGCACGCTATTTTCTGGCCGACAATGCTTAAAGCCGCTGAAATTGAGCCTTATCAGAACCTTAATGTGCATGGGTATTGGCTGATTAAAGATACCAAGATGTCCAAATCTCTCGGGAATGTAGTAGAACCTCTTGAGATGGCACAAAAATATGGAGTTAACGCATTTCGTTATTTCCTTATGCGTGAAATGGTTTTTGGTAATGATTCAAGCTTTTCAGAAGAAGCTCTTGTTACCCGCCTTAACGCTGACCTTGCGAACGACCTTGGGAATCTTTTCAGCAGAACTCTAGCCATGACTCATAAATATTTTGGTGGGCTTGTTCCTCCAGAAGGTGACGAAGGGGAAGAGGATTGCGAAATTAAACGCATCGGTCGTACCAGTATGGCAGATTTTCAGCAGTGCTTTTTGGATGCTAAATTTTCCAGAGGCTTAGAAGCTCTCTGGGAACTTGTTCGTGGTTTAAATAAGTATATTGATACGACTCAACCTTGGACTCTTTATAAAGAAGAAAATACTTCACGTCTTGGAACTGTAATCTATGTTCTTTTAGAGAATATGCGTAAGATTGCAGTCCATTTGTGGCCGGTAATGCCCGAAGCCAGTGAAAAAATGTTAGCTGAGCTTGGAATCACTTTCCGACCTGAAAAAATTAATCTTCAAGGTGAAGTCGATGTCTGGGGACTGCTCGAACATGGATCAGAAGTAACAAAGTCTTCGAATCTTTTCCCAAGAGTTGAGTTTGAAAAAACTCCTCCTGTAGAAAAGAAAAAAAGTGCTAAAGCTTCAAAAAAGAGCAAAGAGTTAAAAACTAAAACTGAAGTTGAGGGTGTGATTGAGTTCCCTGACTTTCAGAAAGTTGATATGAGGATTGGAACAGTCCTTTCCGTTTCCAAGCATCCTGATGCAGATAAATTATTGATAGTTAAAATTGATACTGGAGATGACAAACCTCGGCAGGTTGTTGCCGGACTCGCAGAATTCTTCTCTCCTGAAGAGCTGGAAGGAAAGCAGGTTGTCGTTGTTACCAACCTTAAGCCTCGTAAGCTACGTGGCGAGGTGTCAGAAGGTATGATTTTGGCCGTTCGAAACGGTGATGGGATGGAACTTTTGACTGTTACTGCCGGTGTTGCTAACGGGTGTAAAGTTTCCTAG
- a CDS encoding SlyX family protein, giving the protein MNTPNTLEDRIEILETSLAMQDRTIEEMNIFIIAQQNQISELEKKIDILAGQMKDLKDMAAASGNVEDAPPPHYS; this is encoded by the coding sequence ATGAATACCCCTAACACACTAGAAGACCGGATTGAAATTTTGGAAACCAGTCTTGCAATGCAAGATAGGACAATTGAAGAAATGAACATCTTTATTATTGCTCAGCAGAATCAAATTTCAGAGCTTGAAAAGAAAATTGATATTCTTGCCGGGCAAATGAAAGATCTAAAAGATATGGCCGCAGCATCTGGCAATGTAGAAGATGCTCCACCACCACATTACAGCTGA
- a CDS encoding ferrous iron transport protein A encodes MNIIPDTKKPRPLSCYKESMSVRVISLEGGRCFCGRLLSMGIIPGTIINVLSNCGRMTIRIRSSEYALGKEMAKKIFAIPICGCSD; translated from the coding sequence ATGAACATAATTCCAGACACAAAAAAACCAAGACCACTCTCCTGTTATAAGGAAAGCATGTCAGTAAGAGTTATAAGTTTAGAAGGAGGCAGATGCTTCTGTGGACGCCTGCTTTCAATGGGGATTATCCCCGGAACTATTATAAATGTACTTAGTAATTGTGGAAGGATGACCATCAGAATTCGCTCCTCTGAATACGCTCTCGGCAAAGAAATGGCTAAAAAAATCTTTGCAATCCCGATATGCGGATGCAGTGATTAA